A single Anopheles arabiensis isolate DONGOLA chromosome 2, AaraD3, whole genome shotgun sequence DNA region contains:
- the LOC120897058 gene encoding cell division cycle 5-like protein: MPRIMIKGGVWRNTEDEILKAAVMKYGKNQWSRIASLLHRKSAKQCKARWYEWLDPSIKKTEWSREEDEKLLHLAKLMPTQWRTIAPIIGRTAAQCLERYEYLLDQAQRKEEGEDGMDDPRKLKPGEIDPNPETKPARPDPKDMDEDELEMLSEARARLANTQGKKAKRKAREKQLEEARRLAALQKRRELRAAGIGLGNRKRKLKGIDYNSEVPFEKTPAPGFYDTTDEFVVPIAADFSSLRQQTLDGELRTEKEARERKKDKEKLKQRKENDIPTALLKNQEPAKKRSKLVLPEPQISDQELQQVVKLGRASEIAKEVASESGVETTDALLADYSITPQVAATPRTPAPVTDRILQEAQNMMALTHVETPLKGGVNTPLHQSDFSGVLPQSQTVATPNTVLATPFRSVRGPDGSATPGGFLTPASGAMVPVGSGTQPHAPGATPNFLRDKLNINTEDGMSVAETPAAYKSYQKQLKSSLKEGLASLPAPRNDYEIVVPDNETDEAADDGSMDVEQMVPDQADVDEKRKRNKLAQEAKELSLRSQVIQRDLPRPLEINTTVLRPSNEMHGLTDLQKAEELVKQEMVKMLNYDALRNPIQQSQPASVKRPMLSQYQAYLEQHPYETIDEVELDEARKMLAAEMGVVKHGMAHGDLSLESYTQVWQECLSQVLYLPSQNRYTRANLASKKDRIESAEKRLEINRKHMAKEAKRCGKIEKKLKILTAGYQARAQALVKQFQDTNEQIEQNSLALSTFKFLAAQEDLAIPKRLESLTEDVMRQTEREKTLQNRYAQLTEELEELNHLLEEARVNGVQEHEEGGKERDPLVNGRLEHREMEEKEEPVVDNPTNGAEESNVQEESSDSNAAEDEPPENEGEGNAEAQERQSESPEESVPGQDSGESEENTSEGQENQEQQQDEPMEQDDEEEDASNE, from the exons ATGCCGCGTATTATGATCAAGGGTGGTGTTTGGCGGAACACCGAG GATGAAATCCTCAAAGCCGCCGTCATGAAGTATGGCAAAAACCAATGGTCCCGTATTGCGTCGCTGCTGCATCGCAAGTCGGCGAAACAGTGCAAGGCACGTTGGTACGAGTGGCTGGATCCTAGCATTAAGAAGACGGAATGGTCCCGCGAGGAGGACGAAAAACTGCTCCATCTGGCCAAGCTGATGCCGACACAGTGGCGCACTATTGCACCGATCATCGGTCGTACGGCTGCGCAATGTTTGGAGCGGTACGAATACCTACTGGATCAGGCGCAGCGCAAAGAGGAGGGCGAGGATGGGATGGATGATCCGCGCAAGCTGAAGCCGGGTGAGATTGATCCAAATCCCGAGACGAAACCCGCTCGGCCGGATCCCAAAGACATGGACGAGGATGAGCTGGAGATGCTTTCGGAGGCACGCGCCCGTCTAGCCAACACGCAGGGCAAGAAGGCGAAGCGTAAGGCGCGCGAGAAGCAGCTGGAGGAAGCTCGCCGTCTTGCGGCACTGCAGAAACGGCGCGAGCTGCGCGCTGCCGGCATTGGGCTGGGCAACCGGAAGCGCAAACTGAAGGGCATCGATTACAACTCGGAAGTACCGTTCGAAAAGACACCGGCACCAGGGTTTTACGATACTACCGATGAGTTTGTGGTGCCGATAGCGGCAGATTTTTCCAGCTTGCGGCAGCAAACGCTCGACGGGGAGCTGCGCACCGAGAAGGAGGCGCGCGAGCGGAAGAAGGATAAGGAAAAGTTGAAGCAGAGAAAGGAGAACGATATTCCGACGGCGTTGCTGAAGAACCAGGAACCGGCCAAGAAGCGTTCGAAGCTGGTCCTTCCGGAGCCGCAAATTTCAGACCAAGAATTGCAGCAGGTCGTGAAGCTTGGCCGGGCCAGCGAGATTGCCAAGGAGGTCGCTTCGGAAAGTGGCGTCGAAACGACGGATGCGCTGCTGGCGGACTATAGCATCACACCGCAGGTGGCTGCCACCCCTCGGACCCCCGCCCCGGTGACGGATCGAATTCTGCAGGAGGCTCAAAACATGATGGCACTCACACACGTGGAGACGCCTCTCAAGGGCGGGGTCAATACACCGCTCCACCAGTCAGATTTTTCGGGCGTATTGCCGCAAAGCCAGACAGTGGCCACTCCCAATACCGTGCTAGCGACTCCGTTCCGCTCCGTCCGCGGACCGGACGGAAGTGCTACGCCGGGAGGCTTTTTGACACCGGCTTCCGGGGCGATGGTTCCCGTCGGTTCAGGCACACAGCCCCACGCACCCGGGGCAACGCCAAATTTCCTGCGCGATAAGCTAAACATCAACACGGAGGACGGGATGAGTGTGGCTGAGACGCCGGCCGCTTATAAATCGTACCAGAAGCAGCTGAAATCGTCGCTCAAGGAGGGACTTGCTTCCCTTCCAGCGCCGAGAAACGATTACGAGATCGTGGTGCCCGATAACGAGACGGACGAAGCGGCCGACGACGGTTCGATGGATGTGGAGCAGATGGTGCCGGACCAGGCGGACGTGGACGAGAAGCGCAAGCGCAACAAGCTTGCCCAAGAGGCAAAGGAGCTTTCTCTGCGCTCCCAGGTCATTCAGCGTGACTTGCCCCGCCCGCTGGAAATCAATACGACCGTGCTGCGCCCGTCGAATGAAATGCACGGGCTAACCGATCTGCAGAAGGCGGAAGAGCTGGTTAAGCAGGAAATGGTGAAGATGCTCAACTACGACGCGTTGCGCAATCCGATCCAACAATCGCAACCCGCGTCAGTGAAGCGCCCCATGCTGAGCCAATACCAGGCGTATCTGGAGCAGCATCCGTACGAAACGATCGACGAGGTGGAATTGGACGAGGCACGCAAAATGCTGGCCGCGGAAATGGGTGTCGTGAAGCACGGTATGGCCCACGGCGACTTGTCGCTGGAAAGCTACACCCAGGTGTGGCAGGAATGTCTCTCGCAGGTGCTGTATCTGCCCAGCCAAAATCGCTACACGCGTGCCAACTTAGCCAGCAAGAAGGACCGCATCGAATCGGCCGAGAAGCGGCTCGAAATCAACCGAAAGCACATGGCCAAGGAGGCGAAACGGTGCGGCAAGATAGAGAAGAAGCTGAAGATTCTCACCGCCGGGTATCAGGCACGGGCGCAAGCGTTGGTCAAACAGTTCCAGGACACGAACGAGCAGATCGAGCAAAACTCGCTGGCACTGTCGACGTTCAAGTTTTTGGCGGCACAGGAAGATCTAGCCATACCGAAGCGTTTGGAGTCGCTAACGGAGGATGTGATGCGGCAGACGGAGCGCGAGAAAACTCTGCAAAACCGTTACGCACAGCTGACCGAGGAGCTGGAGGAGCTGAACCATTTGCTGGAGGAAGCACGTGTTAATGGTGTGCAGGAGCATGAGGAGGGTGGTAAGGAGCGGGACCCGCTTGTAAACGGTCGGCTGGAGCATCGGGAGATGGAGGAGAAAGAGGAACCGGTGGTAGATAATCCCACAAACGGAGCGGAGGAAAGCAACGTGCAGGAGGAATCGTCCGATTCAAATGCAGCAGAAGATGAACCGCCAGAGAATGAAGGCGAAGGAAATGCTGAGGCGCAGGAACGGCAAAGCGAGAGCCCGGAGGAATCTGTCCCAGGGCAGGATAGTGGTGAAAGTGAGGAAAATACTTCCGAAGGTCAAGAGAatcaggagcagcagcaggatgaaCCGATGGAACaagacgacgaggaggaggatgcTTCTAATGAATAA
- the LOC120897060 gene encoding TGF-beta-activated kinase 1 and MAP3K7-binding protein 1-like, with protein MESMQNNNRTKSWTDDLKVCNQTGVGEAINQIYKDDGRRCEGYESRDKKCLCISDSNTSLYAILSGHNGVTVAENALQEMAAELLLGQLNVCNTDEAVKELIRQSFMSVEKGYFDSINPHVATKTAIQLHLSADGMNQYEISQQFENVLQKLDSLNNALSVGSSAVLALIHRSHLYLGNIGNCRALLCKTDEHDTLTVTQLSVDHNLLNAEEAARLFRLGLMAQNFEGVPLYSTRCIGNYLGKAGYKDCNFLSSATAEPVIFEPEIVGGIQITPACRFLVLMSSGLCRALHEIFPGDASTGNRELVRMISEEFQNQSTLGGVAQSVVHRIVQAHHDTYMQLVEEHRSVTFNSRDDVTLLIRNFNYALPKAFVNRKNGGNRSLNSTTSFSSTSSDATPTEGNYSTIHTNVSVTSSNITQPGNHYDPNRRIRSHVDFSDFYQRVQEARKRGALPSNIEFD; from the exons ATGGAGTcgatgcaaaacaacaaccgaaCAAAGTCCTGGACGGATgacctgaaagtgtgcaaccAAACGGGAGTCGGTGAAGCGATAAACCAAATTTACAA AGACGATGGGCGCCGCTGTGAAGGATACGAATCACGTGATAAGAAATGCCTTTGCATATCAGACAGTAACAC CTCGCTGTACGCCATCCTATCTGGGCACAATGGTGTGACGGTAGCGGAAAATGCGCTGCAAGAAATGGCGGCAGAGTTGCTGCTCGGCCAGCTAAACGTTTGCAACACGGACGAGGCAGTCAAAGAGCTCATACGCCAATCGTTCATGTCGGTGGAGAAGGGTTACTTCGATTCGATCAATCCGCACGTGGCCACGAAGACCGCCATTCAGCTGCACCTCTCGGCGGACGGCATGAATCAGTACGAAATATCGCAGCAATTTGAAAATGTGCTGCAAAAACTCGACTCCCTTAACAACGCCCTCTCGGTGGGCAGCAGCGCGGTGCTGGCGCTAATCCATCGGTCCCATCTGTACCTGGGCAACATAGGCAACTGTCGGGCGCTGCTGTGCAAAACCGACGAACACGATACGCTCACGGTAACGCAGCTCAGCGTTGACCACAATCTGCTGAACGCGGAGGAAGCCGCCCGTCTCTTCCGGCTCGGACTGATGGCACAAAACTTCGAGGGTGTTCCGCTGTACAGTACGCGCTGCATTGGCAACTATCTCGGCAAGGCGGGCTACAAAGATTGCAACTTCCTGTCGAGTGCAACCGCAGAGCCAGTGATTTTCGAACCGGAGATTGTCGGTGGGATACAGATTACACCGGCCTGCCGGTTTCTCGTGCTAATGTCGAGCGGGCTTTGTCGAGCATTGCATGAGATTTTCCCGGGCGATGCATCGACCGGCAACCGGGAGCTGGTGCGCATGATTTCGGAGGAGTTTCAAAACCAATCGACGCTCGGCGGGGTTGCCCAATCGGTTGTGCATCGTATAGTGCAGGCACATCACGATACGTACATGCAGCTGGTCGAAGAGCATCGCTCCGTTACGTTCAACAGCCGGGACGATGTGACGCTACTGATACGCAACTTTAACTACGCACTGCCGAAAGCGTTTGTGAACCGAAAGAACGGCGGTAATCGAAGCCTTAACTCCACCACATCGTTCAGCTCCACCAGCTCGGATGCGACGCCGACGGAGGGAAACTATTCGACCATCCATACCAACGTATCGGTGACCAGTTCAAATAT CACGCAACCGGGCAATCATTATGATCCCAACCGAAGAATTCGATCGCACGTGGATTTTAGCGATTTTTACCAACGCGTGCAGGAGGCTCGCAAACGCGGTGCCTTACCATCGAACATTGAGTTCGACTAG